The following are encoded in a window of Thermoproteota archaeon genomic DNA:
- a CDS encoding chemotaxis protein: MAGKTTKATKKTTKKEPTQAALLKKVATVSDTTKTLSKEIKSMTKIFADNQKVLISMKGMIDTLTTAIEHMQKQSKQINILEEDTQKLFSGLSEVRNHSNIISKINDQTNRLQEELKKIEDVQKSSPESAKLSQQVSESMDSIKNNSQMIIKIAQRVDEVRDDLRKVSAKTENASSINSELNKLKETLKTITEQTSKIQSTDISNLKSELQKMSEKMDSTSQIKSEITSIQKQIESIATRAEKIDSLGTVIDGLKNQFQAISSKAESLLNLSGKIQNLEGEINSLVKRSEATAFMGENLKSVQSDFSDFKDNVYNKTNTIEQKISTLSDLVKRSEDASSEFHRKTDKVFQELQGIKNVTNKASSDSSKEMMALLKLSEYQSTIRMTSESKYGEIKDLESMASQTAEIVNLFDKISIESQEKMPVPHEVRQWAVSKILDCADRWEIRFSDVFNILSNNLGRDLLKESIRLQQVRDIFGIRGVDELRKELGIT, encoded by the coding sequence GTGGCTGGAAAGACAACGAAAGCAACAAAAAAGACTACAAAAAAGGAACCCACACAAGCTGCACTATTAAAAAAAGTTGCAACCGTATCAGATACAACAAAGACATTATCAAAAGAAATTAAATCAATGACAAAGATTTTTGCCGATAATCAAAAGGTGCTTATCTCAATGAAAGGAATGATCGATACATTAACAACAGCTATTGAACATATGCAAAAACAATCAAAGCAAATTAACATTTTAGAAGAAGATACTCAAAAGTTATTTTCTGGATTAAGTGAGGTAAGAAATCACTCCAACATAATTTCAAAAATTAATGATCAGACAAACAGATTACAAGAAGAGCTTAAAAAAATTGAAGATGTTCAGAAATCATCTCCAGAGTCTGCTAAACTATCTCAACAGGTTTCAGAGAGCATGGATTCGATTAAGAATAATTCTCAAATGATAATCAAAATTGCGCAAAGAGTGGACGAAGTTCGAGATGATTTAAGAAAAGTTTCAGCAAAGACAGAGAATGCATCTTCAATAAATTCAGAATTAAATAAACTAAAAGAGACATTAAAGACAATTACAGAGCAAACAAGTAAGATTCAGAGCACTGACATTTCAAATCTAAAATCAGAATTGCAAAAAATGTCAGAAAAAATGGATTCTACATCACAGATTAAATCTGAGATCACAAGCATACAAAAACAGATTGAGTCAATAGCTACCCGCGCAGAGAAGATAGATTCTTTGGGAACGGTAATTGATGGCCTAAAAAATCAATTTCAGGCAATATCATCCAAGGCAGAATCACTCCTAAATCTCAGCGGCAAAATTCAGAATTTAGAGGGCGAAATCAACTCCCTGGTAAAGAGATCTGAGGCAACTGCATTTATGGGTGAAAATCTAAAATCTGTTCAGAGTGATTTCTCTGATTTCAAGGATAATGTGTATAACAAAACCAACACGATAGAGCAGAAGATATCTACATTGTCAGATTTGGTCAAGAGATCAGAAGATGCCAGTTCTGAGTTTCACAGAAAGACTGACAAGGTCTTCCAGGAATTACAAGGAATTAAGAATGTAACAAACAAGGCATCTAGTGATTCATCAAAAGAGATGATGGCTTTGCTAAAACTATCAGAGTACCAATCAACAATTAGGATGACTTCTGAATCAAAATATGGAGAGATTAAAGACCTTGAGAGTATGGCATCTCAAACTGCAGAGATAGTGAATTTGTTTGATAAGATTTCCATTGAATCACAAGAAAAGATGCCAGTTCCTCATGAGGTAAGACAGTGGGCAGTTAGCAAGATTCTTGATTGTGCAGACAGATGGGAGATTAGATTTTCAGATGTTTTTAACATACTATCAAACAATCTGGGTAGAGACCTTCTAAAAGAATCAATCAGACTGCAGCAGGTCAGAGATATTTTTGGAATTAGAGGAGTAGACGAGTTAAGAAAAGAGCTTGGAATTACCTAG
- a CDS encoding cation:proton antiporter, which translates to MRDYFLQTGADEIQDSISQSFSNIIDQITPDLSHTNFVTDLAIIMIIGAVVTLAFFKIRQPLIIGYLFAGMLIGPLSPLWAWLLPEVEPSSHLEGIGILADISALNLFAEIGVILLLFVIGIEFPYAKIKSIGKVAVGVGTIGLFSTLGVVFLTANSFGMNFMDSLFLGAALSISSTAVIVKILTDMGKIKRESSILVLGILIIEDVVAVILISTLQSIALVGSVSIEGIVVVVLVATGLIVGTFTIGTRIIPQLIDRVAAAEHREILLLSVLGLCFGYSLLANVVGLSVAIGAFLAGVLVAESKSAEVSKIISSPIKDMFVAIFFISVGALMDVSQVGDYIILALVLILVATFMKFGGNLLGNFIFRQKRRKSLRTAFTLAAPRGEFSIVIVKTGVDIGAVSSFVFPLIGLISIITAFISPFLIKASDKIVPKLKED; encoded by the coding sequence TTGAGAGATTATTTTTTACAAACTGGTGCCGATGAAATTCAGGATTCTATCAGTCAAAGCTTTTCAAATATTATTGATCAAATTACTCCGGACCTAAGTCACACGAACTTTGTTACTGACTTGGCTATTATCATGATAATAGGTGCAGTAGTTACTTTAGCATTCTTCAAAATTAGGCAACCACTAATCATTGGTTATCTCTTTGCAGGAATGCTTATTGGGCCACTTTCTCCATTGTGGGCTTGGCTACTTCCTGAAGTAGAACCTTCTAGTCATTTGGAGGGAATCGGCATACTTGCAGATATTTCCGCGTTGAATCTTTTTGCTGAGATTGGCGTAATCTTGTTACTATTTGTTATAGGGATAGAATTTCCATATGCAAAGATCAAATCTATTGGTAAAGTGGCAGTAGGGGTCGGAACCATTGGATTGTTTTCAACACTAGGAGTGGTATTTTTAACTGCAAATTCATTTGGTATGAATTTTATGGATTCTTTGTTTTTGGGTGCTGCGCTATCGATTAGCAGTACTGCAGTAATTGTAAAGATTCTGACTGACATGGGCAAAATTAAGAGAGAATCATCAATTCTGGTTTTGGGTATATTGATTATCGAAGACGTCGTGGCCGTAATTTTGATTTCTACATTACAATCTATTGCACTAGTCGGAAGTGTTTCAATAGAAGGAATCGTGGTTGTGGTCTTAGTAGCAACTGGATTGATAGTCGGCACATTTACAATTGGTACAAGAATTATTCCTCAACTTATTGACAGAGTAGCAGCTGCAGAACATCGAGAAATTCTACTTTTGAGTGTATTGGGACTCTGCTTTGGATACTCGTTACTTGCAAATGTTGTCGGTCTGTCTGTTGCAATAGGGGCCTTTTTAGCAGGGGTTTTGGTAGCAGAGTCAAAGTCTGCTGAAGTCTCAAAGATAATATCCAGTCCAATTAAAGACATGTTTGTAGCAATTTTCTTCATTTCTGTAGGTGCATTAATGGATGTTAGTCAAGTCGGAGATTACATTATTTTGGCTCTGGTTCTAATTTTGGTAGCAACTTTTATGAAATTTGGAGGAAATTTACTAGGGAATTTCATTTTCAGACAGAAAAGAAGAAAATCACTACGAACTGCTTTCACACTTGCTGCACCAAGAGGAGAATTCTCAATTGTAATTGTCAAAACTGGGGTTGACATAGGTGCAGTTAGCAGCTTTGTGTTTCCTCTAATTGGTTTAATTTCAATTATTACGGCGTTCATTTCGCCATTTTTAATAAAGGCCAGTGACAAGATAGTTCCAAAACTCAAGGAAGATTAG
- a CDS encoding 50S ribosomal protein L16: MHGANYRKSNGQPYARKKYIKGKPQIKIAKFQTGKMGDYDFCVQLLVNEKIQIRHMAIESTRLAANKTIEQVTGETGYYSRLRVYPHVLLRENKMIATAGADRLQEGMRRAFGKAVSLAARVKQGQVIYEAHVKKEHLEHTKKALKSACVKLPGTPTIKVIPLK; encoded by the coding sequence ATGCACGGTGCAAACTACAGAAAAAGTAATGGACAACCCTACGCTAGAAAAAAGTACATCAAGGGTAAACCTCAGATAAAAATTGCAAAATTTCAAACTGGCAAGATGGGAGATTATGATTTTTGTGTCCAGTTACTAGTAAATGAAAAGATACAGATCAGACATATGGCAATAGAATCAACAAGGCTTGCAGCAAACAAGACCATAGAACAAGTAACAGGTGAAACAGGATATTATTCAAGATTAAGAGTATACCCACACGTATTACTACGAGAAAATAAGATGATTGCAACAGCAGGTGCAGATAGACTTCAAGAAGGAATGAGAAGAGCATTTGGTAAAGCAGTTAGTTTGGCAGCTAGAGTCAAACAAGGTCAAGTAATCTATGAAGCACATGTCAAAAAAGAGCATTTGGAACACACAAAAAAGGCACTCAAGAGTGCATGTGTAAAATTACCAGGCACTCCAACAATCAAAGTCATTCCATTAAAATAA
- the endA gene encoding tRNA-intron lyase: MDNDSEPNVEGMLIDDQTFISDSTMQHDLELKGYGDLTEKKFFLKPFEALYLLYSNKLKLHKGSKLVDFDTLMQICIKFDEDILTKFLIYRDLKTRGYTVKDGFGFGFDFRVYDRGHFGAKGAKYLVFGLNEGRQEKIGKLQQKVEEITQMGKEPIIAVVEKRGEVIYYKISKINFLENKERVSMNFS, encoded by the coding sequence ATGGATAATGACTCGGAGCCAAATGTAGAGGGTATGTTAATTGACGATCAAACTTTCATTTCTGACTCTACAATGCAACATGATTTAGAGCTAAAAGGGTATGGAGATTTAACTGAGAAAAAATTTTTTCTCAAACCCTTTGAGGCACTTTATCTGTTGTATTCTAATAAACTAAAACTTCACAAAGGAAGTAAACTTGTAGACTTTGATACCTTGATGCAAATTTGTATAAAATTTGATGAGGACATTCTTACTAAATTTCTAATTTATCGAGATTTGAAGACTCGAGGCTATACTGTAAAAGATGGATTTGGATTTGGTTTTGATTTTCGAGTTTATGATAGGGGACATTTTGGCGCAAAGGGAGCAAAGTATTTGGTATTTGGTTTAAACGAAGGGAGGCAAGAAAAGATTGGTAAACTTCAACAAAAAGTAGAAGAGATTACGCAAATGGGAAAAGAGCCTATCATTGCGGTAGTGGAAAAAAGAGGTGAAGTAATCTACTATAAAATTTCTAAAATAAACTTCCTTGAAAACAAAGAACGAGTTAGTATGAATTTTTCCTAA
- a CDS encoding DNA repair helicase, with protein MGLRDIPLKEEYRSDRDDIIKEFFIPCLSNCIEYDRCIEYVSLKGLTTLSMGFDNFAKNKAKLRIVSGHRFNVSDLAIIKKIFSEPASGLNLQTEDPKFRQVREMVKNHQVAVKIAIPNSDDVVGSFSERIGLFIDDKDDVVAFSGTSNRSFSLDNRNFESVDVFTSWNDKSRVDTKIKDFENLWENKTKYVEVYDFSYAEKNNLLKFSSDWVIERD; from the coding sequence TTGGGATTAAGAGACATTCCATTAAAGGAAGAATACAGATCAGATAGGGATGACATCATTAAGGAATTTTTCATTCCATGCCTAAGTAATTGCATAGAATATGATAGATGTATAGAGTATGTATCACTAAAGGGACTCACCACATTATCAATGGGTTTTGATAATTTTGCAAAGAATAAAGCAAAATTAAGAATTGTTTCTGGACATAGGTTTAATGTTTCAGACCTTGCCATAATTAAAAAAATTTTTTCTGAACCAGCATCTGGTTTGAATCTTCAAACAGAAGATCCTAAATTTCGTCAAGTAAGAGAAATGGTAAAGAATCATCAGGTAGCAGTAAAAATTGCCATACCAAATTCGGATGACGTAGTTGGCTCATTTAGCGAAAGAATTGGATTATTTATTGACGATAAGGACGACGTAGTGGCATTTAGTGGAACATCAAACAGATCATTTAGTCTTGACAATAGAAATTTTGAATCAGTGGATGTATTTACTTCCTGGAATGATAAAAGCCGAGTAGACACAAAGATTAAAGATTTTGAAAATTTGTGGGAAAACAAAACAAAATATGTTGAAGTCTATGATTTTAGTTACGCAGAAAAAAATAATTTATTAAAATTTTCATCAGATTGGGTAATTGAGAGAGATTAG
- a CDS encoding peptidase — MVAVLFTGSIPLPTAFAQFQQGGVNKEGSWYVGEGLKKGDYFSYSFCHVDYEECSPLRIDFWIKGDRTVGSEEKWLAEAVVYDGAFVLKGDMEMGKVAPEPSGGSENLTPYRAAFKSSIAWLSAYATADIGISGKGPREFKAVSWGKIANIGGEQILPTSIETIKVKGGTFETVKLTWKTGGAVNKVWIVDEFPFPVKASTFTHVAEGIPPSEYVFELLSYKENITSDPFANVKEVLPKKAKEGCSKNYELTSIKKPSKDFKYLVEIKYGPKNPATGCSIEWFISFKNKFNQEEFLNQVQYDILVVDDNLKPKRSIAQEEGKNFLYSASGQVRTFTIVDESPGTARYVIWIYGTSPDYIVPPLDELDYLPIDITISGEQTILTPKTTVQIPDWIKNNAKWWADGQIDDNSFVQGIQFLIKEGIMKIPSTTQGTGSGSNEIPSWIRNNAGWWADGAITDNDFVQGIQFLIQNGIMRIS, encoded by the coding sequence TTGGTTGCCGTATTATTTACTGGAAGTATTCCATTACCTACAGCATTTGCACAATTTCAACAGGGCGGCGTAAACAAGGAAGGAAGTTGGTATGTTGGTGAAGGTCTAAAAAAAGGTGATTATTTTTCGTATAGTTTTTGCCATGTAGATTATGAGGAATGCAGTCCATTACGAATTGATTTTTGGATTAAAGGTGATAGAACAGTTGGTTCTGAAGAAAAATGGCTTGCAGAAGCTGTAGTATATGATGGTGCATTTGTATTGAAAGGAGATATGGAGATGGGCAAAGTTGCACCTGAGCCAAGTGGCGGTTCTGAAAATCTAACTCCATATCGTGCCGCATTCAAATCTTCCATAGCTTGGTTATCTGCATATGCAACTGCCGATATTGGAATATCTGGAAAGGGACCTAGAGAATTCAAGGCAGTTTCTTGGGGAAAGATAGCAAACATTGGTGGTGAACAAATTCTTCCAACTAGCATTGAAACAATCAAAGTAAAAGGTGGTACATTTGAAACCGTTAAATTAACTTGGAAAACAGGTGGTGCAGTAAACAAAGTTTGGATTGTAGATGAATTTCCTTTTCCTGTAAAGGCATCAACATTTACACATGTAGCTGAGGGCATTCCTCCATCTGAATATGTCTTTGAGTTATTATCTTACAAGGAGAACATTACGTCAGATCCTTTCGCAAATGTAAAAGAGGTTTTACCAAAGAAAGCAAAAGAAGGTTGCTCTAAAAACTATGAATTAACTTCAATCAAAAAACCTTCAAAAGATTTCAAATATTTAGTTGAGATAAAATATGGACCAAAAAACCCTGCAACCGGATGTAGCATAGAATGGTTTATCAGTTTTAAAAATAAGTTCAACCAAGAGGAATTCTTAAACCAAGTTCAATATGATATTCTAGTAGTAGATGATAATCTTAAACCCAAACGTTCCATCGCACAAGAGGAAGGAAAGAACTTTTTGTATTCTGCATCTGGTCAGGTCAGAACTTTTACTATAGTCGATGAATCCCCTGGAACAGCTCGCTATGTTATTTGGATATATGGTACAAGCCCAGACTACATAGTTCCCCCATTAGATGAGCTTGATTATCTTCCTATAGATATCACGATTTCTGGTGAACAAACTATCTTGACTCCAAAGACTACAGTACAGATTCCAGATTGGATTAAGAACAATGCAAAATGGTGGGCAGATGGTCAAATAGACGATAACTCATTTGTGCAAGGAATACAATTTCTAATTAAAGAAGGAATAATGAAGATTCCGTCCACTACCCAAGGAACTGGTTCAGGTTCTAATGAAATTCCATCCTGGATTAGAAATAATGCTGGATGGTGGGCAGATGGGGCTATTACCGATAATGATTTTGTGCAAGGAATTCAATTCTTGATACAAAATGGAATCATGCGTATTTCCTAA
- a CDS encoding flagellin has protein sequence MIAFVIVAAALAFVVLNMGFSTTQRAKTAIISSLSEASSSIEIAGKVTGIGDVTGGFVNVTNVPIKVASGGDSVNMNPTLTAVKYLSNSVSYDDIFVGALGTGSYVNITLAMDAAMNTGGFINANTARDTAGSGNANSTAAFLYYAVNRNDNVIIDQGEHANIAIVFKSDERPSALDNLRIEVLVPTGAPLTIERQVPNVTNLVVDLG, from the coding sequence ATGATTGCATTTGTAATTGTAGCAGCAGCTTTGGCCTTTGTAGTTCTCAACATGGGTTTCTCAACTACTCAAAGAGCAAAGACTGCAATCATTTCAAGTTTAAGTGAAGCAAGCAGTTCAATTGAGATTGCAGGTAAAGTTACAGGAATTGGTGACGTAACAGGAGGATTTGTAAATGTAACAAACGTTCCAATAAAGGTAGCATCAGGCGGAGATTCTGTAAACATGAATCCAACTCTTACAGCGGTAAAATATCTAAGTAATTCAGTATCATATGATGATATCTTTGTTGGTGCTTTAGGAACTGGGTCTTATGTAAACATCACTCTAGCAATGGATGCAGCAATGAATACTGGTGGTTTCATCAATGCCAATACGGCAAGAGATACAGCAGGTAGTGGAAACGCAAATTCAACAGCAGCATTTCTTTACTATGCCGTTAACAGAAATGATAATGTAATCATAGATCAGGGAGAGCATGCAAATATTGCAATTGTCTTCAAATCAGATGAAAGACCATCAGCACTTGATAATCTCAGAATTGAAGTTTTAGTTCCAACAGGAGCTCCACTGACAATAGAGAGACAAGTTCCAAACGTAACTAATTTAGTTGTTGATTTAGGTTAA